From Taeniopygia guttata chromosome 3, bTaeGut7.mat, whole genome shotgun sequence:
TGGGGAGGCAGTCTTATTGCAACAGGACAATTTGCATATTTCTCATGCATCATGGGAAAGCTTGTCACTGTGGTGATTAATACCAGTAAGTAGTGCAGTAACATGAAAAGATGAGCACTGAACATGCCCTTAGCTGACTGTACTTGCTGGATACCTGCCTTCAAAGTTGTAACCTCTGCAGTCATCACCTGCCTGTATttcctgtgtgtgtgtttgggtgtGCACATCCTGATGGACTGCAGAAGGAACTTCATATTTACAAGGACATATTTGGCTAACCCAAAAATACAAATGTGCACGTACATGTTCTTGTTTGGATATAtgtagcattttaaaataaaataagactGACAACTAATCTATTAAATCTCACACTCTCAGAATTAAGGTAGTTATACTCTTGTGGTTGTTACTCCAGAGTAGTTGCTGTTTTGATATTTTAGTGTGTTAGATGTCTCTTACTTGTGAAAGTAGTTGAATATATTTAATGTTCATAGTCAGCTTAGCAAGCTTTTTATTTAAGGCTGATTACCAGAGCAATTTAGATGGGACCTTTGGACATTGTCTAATCCAGGCCTGCTCAAAATGCACACAGTTAGGTTTGTGAGGGCTATGTCAAGTAGAGTTTTAAATATCTTCAAGGGTGCTGATTCCAAAACTTTTCTGGACACCTTTTTCATTGTTTCTaagtgtttggggttttcttctttttttcctccccccccccccccccccccccccgccttgTATCTGGCTGACTTTCTCTTGTTTCCACTTAGGTCTGTTGCATGCTGTGCTATTGCTGTCCATTTCCATGGAGGGAAAATGCCTTGCATTAAGCAGTTAGTGATGGCAACAAGAGCTCCCTTAAGTTTCCTGTTTCTCAGGCTGAACATtcccaactctctcagcttCTCTTCATATGTcaggtgctccagcacctctgaCCACCTCTGTGGCCTCCCTGTGGCTCATCCCAGTGTGTCTGTGTTGAGTGACACTCCAGATAGGGTCTCTCAAATGTCAGACAGGAGGGATTGTGTCCCTTTCCTTCCTCACTtttgctgctccagcctggatgCATGGCTCATGTTCCCCTACCAGCACACCGaggtcctgcagagctgctttcccaTCAGAGAACCCAACTTTTACTGCTGCACCAGGCACTGTATGAAGGGAGAGACTGATGCTCACTTTACAGACTGAGGTCTGAGGCTATCCCTAACAGCCAGACATGTATCATGTGTTAATATATTGCTGTTCAAATTACAAGCAATACAATCAACGTATGTGTAGATGCAAACTTTGCTGAGTAACCACAGCATCTGACAGGGGAGGCCAACTTTTGTAAACCATGATTTGTTAAGTTGAAATGTTTCAAATTGCTGTTCCCCCTTGCGCTCCCTGCTTATTTATTTCAGCTCTTTAGTGTCAGTTCTGTCCCTGACACCATCCAAGGAAAGCTTGAAAGTTATTGTCCTCTCTTGGGAAGATCTGGTTCCCCTTTGTTTGAAATGAGAATTTGAAATAGGAAAAGAACTCTGTTAAAAGTTATTCACATCCTGTCCTTCCTAGATAAAGAAGAGCATGTTGAAAATGTGAAGATGAAGTAGGAAGCTGGCTAGATGATGCACTTTGGAAACAAAGAGTAAAAGACAGGACTTGGGGAGAATTAAAGAAAGTGCCAAAAAGTGCCTGATTTTGCAGGACTCTGAAGTCAGGCTTAAATAGATGGCATCCATTTGTTAGGACAAAAGTGTGAACACTTTAGTTGTGGAGACATATCCCAGACAGGTACAGAGCAATGCACAGCTAAAAGATGCTAATGTTGACCACCTTAAACATAAGTTTTGGTACATAGATACAAATAATGTAGAACTAAGTactggggagcagggaaaacCCAGGGTGAAGACTGTAAGTGCAACTGCAACTTGATCCCTCTGTTCCACTTATAACTAGATCTACTGGATCTGCTGGATCACAGAGATCGTGTGTGATGCTGTCCATGTCACTGGAGAGGAGCTCTTCACAAGTGGCCTTGATCCATGTGTTCATTCCCTGATGTCCGGTTTGTTCCTTCGCGATCTTACTCAGCAAAGTGCTCGAGGCTTGCAGCAGTGACTGCAGTCAGAAGGGGCTGACTTCTGAAGATTCCAGGTACAAAGAATTGGGCTTGAAGTGTCTCAAGTAGGCATCGTAAATTATCAAGAGTCTGACACTATTGTCTTTAGTGACTCTGGGCTGAAACCTAACTGTGGAGCTGTTAGATCTGCCTTTCCCCAAACAACTGGTAGGAGTTTGTGGAACTTTCCAAAGATTTTGCAGGGGAAATCCCTGAGGAAATGAACAGTAGCAACACAGTCAATGCGGTAGCATGAACTGAATGATGAATATTAAATTTTATGTTGTACAACTTTTATTCAGCACATACAGACTCTTGCCAGAGACTTGGTGGAAGTGATAGTGCACAGGCCAGTGTTTAATTGTGTGATCTTCCTGTGTCCAGGCAATATTGTGGTGTAATTCAAGGCAACACTTCACAGCTACCTATTCTTCTTTTAATGTTTAACTTTTTAACCTTTCCTgttgtattaaaataaataaaaaagcaatatttttagGGATGCTGCAGAATTAGTATATACATGAATTTACTACAGCATTTTCATGTTGTGAATTACTATGTGTTTGCTTCTCCATTTCTTCCTGGGGAAGGAAGGGTAGATCTACTCtttcaaaattacaaatttATTACACAGGAGCTTTACTCAGCATTTGCTTgacaaagaaaacacaaacagaaagTGAAATCGTTTTTGAGCCAGTTGTTACTATGCTCTCTGTAGAAGCCTgatgatatttaatttttgttaagTTTAAGGCATGGTAAGCACAAAGtttacagaatcacaaaattgttagggttgaaagggaccttggAGATCATTTAATCCAAATCCCCTGCCAAGACAGGGTCACATAAATCAGGTGACACAAGAATGTGTCCAGTGGGTTTTGAGTGCCTCCAGAGAGGAAGACTCCACGACCTCCCTGGACGGCCTCTGCCATCCTCAGTGTagagaagttcttcctcatgttgagATTACACttcttgtgttttagtttatggGCATTTTTCTTTGTCATGTTGCTGGGTGCCACTGAAAagagtctggcaccatcctccTGGCACCTGCCTTTGACATATTTATGTGTGCTCAGAtcctctcagtcttctcttctcTAGACTAAATAGGCCCATCTCCCACAGTTTATCCTCGTAAGAGAGATGTTCCACACACCTAATTGTTGATGTCTGGTACTCTATGGTCAATGATAGCATCTGGACACACTAaagttgcttttttccccttctttcttttttcctttttctatcttttttttttttctctatcttGATACTTTCCACATCATTGTTTTgaaacttttctttcccaacTGTATTGGTAAAtgccatttctgtttctgagAGGCTTCCAGGAAAAGTAATCTTAGAataagggaagccctgtgacATTTTGGGCAGTCAATGTAATGAGGGATCAGGATCTAGAGGAGATTTCTCTAGTGAGcagtagtggaaggtgttcagTTATTAACATGTCTACAGATGGTGATAGCTGAAGATTTACTATCAGGAGTATAGTTTTCCTCTCCAAGTAAAAGACTAGTAGGACAGTCCCAAACTCCCCACAGAATGCCATTCTTGTTGATTTGGTTTCAGGATTTGtagtattttttccttcagttttgtttctaaACTTGTACTTTCTAGAACATTGTTCTAGCAGAGTTTTGGATGTGATATCCATCACTGTATAAAATACTGTGAACAAATTTAAAATCTGGTATTTGGGGTTATCTTTGATAACTGTTTGTTATCTGTGATTTAGTTATCACTATGATGTAGCTATTAGTTACAGATTTTCAAGTCTTTTAACCAATATTTTAGTTACTTCAAACTCATTCCTCCTGTTCCCATTTTACAGGCAGGATGAAAGATCGTTTGAGTGAGCTGCGTGAATTTGCCAGGTTGCATAACCAACAGTTTTCTGATAGTGATGATGATGAAAATTCACCCCAGGATATTCTCCTTTATGAGACGGACTATGCCTTGGAAATCCTTCATAAGGACATACAGACCATCCGGACAGAAAATGACCACCTAAAAGCAGATGTCAACCGTCTCAGAAAGCAAAACACCCGCTTCCTTACTTCCATGCGCCGTCTTAGTAGCATCAAGCGAGATACTAATTGTATTGCCAGAGACATTAAGAGCCGTGGAGAAAGCATTCACAGGAAACTGCAGATAATGAGAGATTTCTGTGAAGATGCAATAACAAAATACGGAGCTATGTCTATCATTGCCAGGGTGGCGAAGAACCACTACGTTGACCTCATGCACACATTTCAGGACGCTATGTTTGATTACAATGCAACAGAGATGAACCAGCGGGAGAACTGCAAGATTCGAATTCAGCGGCAGCTGGAGATCATGGGCAAAGAGGTTTCTGGCCACCAGATTGAGGAGATGATTGAGCAAGGCAAATGGGATGTCTTCTCCGAGAATCTCTTGTCAGATGTTAAGGGAGCTCGTGCAGCCTTGAATGAGATAGAGACGCGGCACAAGGAGCTGGTGAAGTTAGAAGGTCGCATTAAAGAAGTTCACGAGCTCTTTCTGCAGGTGGCCCTCCTAGTGGAGGAACAGGCGGACACCTTTGATGTTATTGAGATAAATATGCAAAATGTTGAGGACTATGTAGAAGATGCTAAAGACCAAGTGAAAAGAGCTTTGGAATACAGGAGAAAACATCCCCTCAGAACAATACTCTGCTGCTGCATATCATGTTGCAGAAGGTGATGGTCCTACTGGAGCTATCATGGACTGACTCGAATGTCTTCAAAATCAGGTGTTCTTTCCAGAGACTGTTCTGTAATGACAAGCCCTAGAAATAGGGGGGTATTTTGCAGTTGGTTTTGTTCATTGTCTTTTTACTAAATGTGCTGAACACTGTTTCTATTTATGAACTCCTAGAAATGTTGGTAAAACtattttaatctattttagTTGAAAGGTTCTGTTACTGTAACTAGAGGTGCAATATCTTTACAATGATGCTCATTTCATATAGGCAAGAAAGAAGAATGAATAACTTATCACAGAGAAGATGAATACTTTCAAAAAGTAACTTTATTCTTATTTGTCGAAGTGAGGCTGCAGGTGCTGAAGCCTTGTTGCCTGGGGCAACACAGCACACCACAGAATCAGGAGGTTTTAGTTTGGAGGCTGCTTGATACAAATTTGACAAAATactgagcaggagcaggaactTGATTTTCAGCTGTCAGTAATCTTAACAGAAGCAGCAGCGCCTTAAATGATAGTACGCACATTTTGCTCTATTTGTCTGCAAATGACTGCTTTGTTTTCCGTTTTGAGTACCCAACTCTCTCAAGGTGGCTAAAAGCACTGCAACACTGAGGCATCTCACTCACTTTTAACTTGAGCCACTCTCTGGACTCTCAGTTTCAAACCTGCTATGCTTTCATGTTCTGATGCATTTTTCTGCCAATTAACACTTCAGCCAGAGGAGAAACATGGAGTGGCCTTCTGCAGAAATACATATAAGAGGACAACAGTTATGGGGTTGAGAAAGCATTTTAGGATCTCCTGTACTGGCACATACATAGAGGCAGTTTTAGTGCAATGACTCACCTATCAgtacacttttattttttataagcattgACCAAATATAGATTTTTTATATCTATTTTAAATAAGAtgaaggaataatttttttttatatgcaaTTTTACTTGTGTACAAAGATTTTTACTTTCTCCAATTGTTGGGAAATCTCCAcctgggaaagcaaacagaACTATTTCTTCAGTACgtctgaagaagaaagaaaacagtttcATGCCATTTCAGTGCTCTTTTCAAGCTTAAAAGGAAACTCTCCTTTTGTTGGACTCTGCCCTTACACAAGGGCAAACCAGTAGGTTTGGAGTAttgcaaggaaataaaaaatgtgcAGTCCTGGTAAGCACTGAGCATAGTTAGTGGAACATATTCACAAAGGCTGGTGCTTGATCACAGCTCCTGCTTCTGGAAGTTTGCCAGCTGTATTTCTAGGTGGCTTCCTACACTGTGATCTATTGCTATCCTTTGAAACAATGCAGgacattttttcagaaatgattttttttaactgatggTCCTATTTGTAccaattttaataaatatatttcaacatttcaaatgttttgtatttgggagttttccccaaatgtgcatAGATGTACATCTTCCTGCACCGGTTGCAGTGAAGCTTTTCCCTTCTTAcctttttccccctgattttaTGTGTGAAAAAAAACGCCCAAACATTTCTTACTATTTGTATTAATATAACAAAACAAATCCaactttaaaataaagccaACTTCCAAGTTTTTATATCTTACTGGGAAACAATTTTAGCCAGACAGGCTTTTTTACACAAATAGAAACTAAAGGGATAACTCTTCTCAGAAATTGAGTGTCCCTTTTGCTGCAGCACCTGTCTCTGATAACATGGAAGAGTGAGGAACACTGATCTCCTAAACTTTAAGATATTTTGATATTCAGTAGTGTACTGGTAATATCAGTGTTATGCTTGTCTGAGGATGTCTCCAGCGAGTTGTTCAAACTTGAAATGGGAGAAAGGAGGGTGATGAGCTGGGACCACAGCCACTGGCTTTGGTGCTACTCAAGGAGACAAGGTTGTTTACTCTGTAGGTACTGCCATTAAGTCAGTGGAACTGTGCATTTGTAGAGAAATACCCTAAACCTCTGAGAGTCAGCATGGGGGATAAATCAATGAAGAATTAAATACTGTATTTCCTTTCACATGCATATTCCTAGCACTTACCAATGTTTTTGATAAAaatatgtacttttttttttgtgctggttCCTTTTTTGCATCTACaaattgaataaaatatttaataagaaaaacTGAAAGTGCAGAGTGTCGTACATTGAATCTGCAGCTCTGAATAGTGTTTTATGTTGTCAAAGTTTAGTTTAAAAGTTGCTGGACTAAATTATGAGTTGGTAAAAGAAGAATAAACAGGGCCTAGAAAAAAATAGTCCTACTAATATTTGTTGCCATGGTAAATGAAATGTGTTGCATATTGAGATAGACTTACTATTGTTTTTTCCCTAAAACACTCAAGAAAAATGAGTTTCATGCATTCTAAGATGATTctctagttaaaaaaataatcaaatttatTCTGGCTCTTCTGAGACCTTGGTGATTTCACTAGTAGATATGTAAAACTAGTATTCAAATCTTTAGTTTGATTTGGggcacagggaaagaaaaggtaaTGGTAGACTTTCTCTCCTGACTTAGTGCTGTtgctgtagggaaaaaaaaagataattagtCAAAAACCAACCTGAGAccttttaaaactatttttaagaTACACTGTGAGTTCAGAGACACTTAGAAATTACTTCCAGTAACTGAAGCAATCATTCTATCATTCTCTTCTTGCAAACACATCAATTGCttaatattttggggtttttttctaccCTTCAGTTGTGTAAGAACTCAAATTTAGCCAGCCCATGAACTTGCCTAATCGCAGTTGAACAgacttttggaagaaaaaaacctgatcACACTATAGCTGCAAGGACTCATGCCACGCCGGATGAGTGGAAAATGATGATAAAAATTGCTTGATAATTTGTTAGCATACTAATAACAGAAGCTGCAGAATGGACATCTTCTGTGGAAAGCTGCCtttccttctgaaaaacatCACAACTCCTATGCAGATATGTGTAGCATATTCTATAGGTTAGtagggcttttttcccccctcttcccTCATATAGAAAACACTTAAACTGGGTTTGAGGGGTGAAGAAGTTAAAATCTGAGAGGGGATATTTTAGCTTTTAGGATTGCTGTTTTTTAGTTTCGTTTCCTAATGAAGCTGAATTTTCACAACCCACACCACCAACCAGCCACCAACCAGTCTTTTCTGAGGAGGATAAAGAACTGGCAACCAGGGGCACTTTGCTCCTTCTAAAAAATGAAAGACAGCACGGCATACATGTAAGAGACAAAAAATTCCCCTATTACAAAATATAATGTTTAGTATGTAATGACTATGCATATGGGTTTCCATTACGTCTAGAGggactcttttttttaatcatggGTTTCATTTTACAGAAATGGCAATGGGACAATTGCTTCCTCAAAATGAAGGACCAAACTGTGGACACACTTGCCCACATGAGCAGGTATCTCTGGCACATGTCTTGAGAGAAATTTTTTGAAGTAAAAGGATAGCTCTTAagatccaatttttttttttttctggaagctCAGCTGAGTAGCTCTGCtaaactgctgcttttctaaTCTTACCTGCATTAAGGATGTTTTGAATGCACAACCCaagctgtatttttattatttctttaaaacaaaatatgttcTCTAGATTTTTGAACTATGGTAGCTAtttgaaatttatttgaaaaaggaaaaagttacATGGGGTTGTGGTTCTATCTCTAGAAAATATCACAGACATAATGAAGGCAGGAAACTGTAATTTAATAGATAGTTTATGTGGTGATTCTGGTTAATAAATTTCAAATGCAATGGTATTTTCACATGGAGCCGTAGTGTTTGTTTCTCTAATATGTAACAAGACAACAGCAGATCCATATTCCACGTTTTTAGCATATTATGTAGTGTCTTCATTATGGTTGAGCCAAAGCAAGTAAGAGCCAGCAGAAGAGAGCTTCACCATTCTTACCGTGCACACATAGAGTGCAAGGTAAGGGTGTAGGGTACCAAGTCTGAACAAGAAAAAGTAACATTTTACTGTGTTTCTCAGAAATGGTGTTAGATGTgaacagaaaagtaaaaaaccTGTTTCTCTACTCAGTACTTTGCTGAAAGGCACTACCCTACTGAACAGAGAACTATGGCATGCCAGTCATTTCAAGGCAATGATACGGCACGGCAAGTTCCATTGGAAGAGCTGTTCTTTTATTGATGAGCTCCCGCGGGTGAGTAACATGTACGGTACACGAGACCGCACATATTATTTTCCCTCAGAAGCACGCCTAGTGTCTCTGAGCACTAAGAGCTGAGCAGGTCAGGCACCACCTGCACCTGCAAATTCCAGCCCCGGACCCCTtgcagaggggcagcagggccaggcagagTGTTCAGCACCCAAGCACGGAGTGTGCTCCTGTTCTGCTGGTGGGACAGCAGACGGCCGCCGCCGCTTCCTCGTGTGCCGGAGGCTGCCACGGGCCCGTGTCCTCAGCCTGTGCTGCGTGGAGTATGTTTCTCACACCTCAGAGATGCTCAGGTTTGGTGCCATGCAGGATGTCCATTTCCTCCGCTGGTAAATAACAGCGAGAGTGGGAGCCAGTGCCACGGTGAAGCCAGCGAAGTGCCTCTTCCCCATTGCGCCTCTGATgaagggagaagggggaggtcccagggcaggcagcaaCCGGGAATATGCGATAGGTGCTTCCGTAGACACGGCATAGAGTGGCGACCGGCAAAAAAATCTTTCCCCTGCGACAATTTTCCTCCTAATTACGCGTAATTGATGGCTTTGGACTTTATTACTTTTGGTTCTCCTTCTACGAGCGAGAGAAGATACATTCCAGGAAACACTTGGGCGGAAATAATAACGTACCGGTGCCGTGTCGGCACAACCACCCCACTGCCTCTCATGCCCGGAACCACGGCCCTGCCCGCTCCGGGGGGGATGAGCCCGCACTGCCCAGAGCCCGCActgcccgcagcccccgcaCTGCCCAGAGCCCGCActgcccgcagcccccgcactgcccagagccctcactgcccgcagcccccgcactgcccagagccctcactcccgcagcccccggcccggcgccgcccgccctgcTCTCCCCCAGGGGCGGGCCCGTACCGCGCCGCGCACCTCCCCCGCCTCCCCCTTCCGCTGCGGGCCCGGCACCCGGCGGCGGGAAGGCGGCGGCAGCAGGCCCGGCCGGCCCGGCTCGGtgcggctcggcccggctcggtGTCGTTCCGTGGCGGCGCTCCCCGCCGGGCCTTGCCcgcccgcctcccgccgccggGAGAGGCCGCCCGAGCGCGCCGCTCGGCGCCCGCCGCGCTGGGAATAAaggcgggagggagggagcggcggccggggggggcgggggtgaGGGGGCACCCCCGAGGGtcgcgggcgggccggggggcgGTTGGGAGCGCGGCCATGAATGTAGGAGCGGCTGCGAGCGGTCCCCGGTATCTGCACCAGGATGGCCGAGTGGTTAAGGCGTTGGACTTAAGATCCAATGGACGCATGTCCGCGTGGGTTCGAACCCCACTCCTGGTAACTGCGGTTTTTTTATCGGGAGCGCGGTGCCGCGGCGGGGCGGGTGCACCGTTCCGGGAGAGGCGCGGCCGCGGGGAGCCGGGGCCGCGGacagcggcggcggggcgggcgggtGGCGGCCCCGGGCGCTCGGCAAACCCGCACGGGTGTCCCGGCGCCGGGCGGCCGGCGGGGGCACTGCGGGTCGGGGAAAGCGCCGCGGGCCCGCGGGGGGCTCCTGCAGCCGCCGTTACTTCAGCTGTGAAGTCTGCAAGTaaattatgaaattaaatacaattttttaaaaatagtttctgtatgtatatatacacccatcaaatatatgcatataaatGTCTGCACATATAGGTATGtgtaatatatgtatatatatgtgtgtatacacatatacataaaCACATACAGACATACATTTATGCGTatatatgtgtgcatatatatacacacatgtgtatatatacGTACACATCTGTATATACACACATGCgtgcgcacacacacacacacacatatatatatatatacatgtatatacacaaatataaatatataaacacataCTGGGCCACAGCCTCAGTGTGGAGCCTCCAGCAGGGGCAAAAGGCACCTCCAGCGTTGTTGCCCCTGGATCACAGCTTGGTTGTTTGTCATTTAGGTTATTTTTTGTGTaagtttgattttcttttttccagttcCAAGCCCGTCAAAGGCTGCATGCCAGCCCAGCCCGTCAGAGTGCGTTTTCCAACGTGAAAGTCAGTGTAGTTCCACATGCGCTGGGATGTGGAGTGTCTGCAGGTGTCCCACTTgctgaggtgtccctggccaaCCCGGGAGGGTGAAGGGAAGGCGATCCCCACTTCTGGGGCAATGGTCCCTCGTGTGGCTGTATCCTAAACTGTGCCAGGGCTCAAGCTAGAAGTTAAGCAGAAGGAGCACGCAGGATTTTCAGACTGACCTCatgcttttgtttcatttggcCAGACACATGGAGCAGTTGTACGTGTTGAGGTGTTTAATTTGCTGGGGCGTGgttctgtttgtttgggttttatgggttttttgaCAGAGTAGTATCCATATGTTTAATATATTTGAAGGTATGGGAAGTATAAATTGAGCAGTGAccaacacatttttaaatagtaGTCTTTGTCAGAGCATGCTGGTCAAATTCTAACACAGGTAAATGTAGTTGTTCCCAGCCACCCTGTTCCAAATAATTTGATCTGAAAAATTACTCTAAACTTTCGGTCTAGATATATCATGTGGTGACTTATTGAAGGATAAACACTCAAGAAAGGGATAACAAATCATGGTGGGCCTTCAATGTAATCTGAAATAGAAGGTGAAATATAGCAGGATATTTTATTATATGCCCACATAAAATGATCTGGCATCACACATGTGAGCatggtaaaaacacagaaatatgaCAGTTCAAGGGTTACGGAGGGAAGTCTGGTGTGTGGGGAATTTCTAGGAAATGCAAGTACTTATGTTGTCTTTTTTGAGTGTTACCACAATAAAATTGTAAATGCAAAACATACCGCAGCTTCTGGTACTGTTCATTAAGAAGTGATACTGCCAGGTTCAAATGTTTTTTGAAGTAAACACGCATTTCTGTTCTTCATTAAGGTACAAATTAGTGAAAATGTGTGCATGTTTGAAGGCACATTTCACCTGTAATGTTGTCATGGTAAAATGCCCTTGGAAACCCACATCTTTGCATACAAATTGTGTAATCCTGCTTGTATGCTTATTTACAAGCATTTTTGAACATATAATAAGTGCTCGTGTACATTTTGTGGATGTAGTGATGATTTTGATGAAAACTTGTCTCCAGCTGTGTTAATTACAAGGATGAATTAGTAGTGGCTATTCTGCactgtgagaaagaaaaaagaaaagtaaaaataatcaCAATTTTGTTCAAGAAGAGTAATTGctcaagagggaaaaaaaaaaaaaggcagttttaaTGATAAAGCAATagagaaaactgaatttcttgGTTAGAAATGTTCCAGGTATAGCCTGTTTCAGGTACAGCCTTTCTCTTTCCTGGAAAGACTTGTTTTGCAGAGAACTTCCCTCAGTCTTTTGGTGAACCTGTGTTCCCTGCTTCTTAAGACAGCTTGTTAGATCATGTGCTGATCTGGAATGgaacagaagatttttttaactGTTCTGGCTCTCAAGAAATACCCACAGAATCTACTTGCATCAAGTGTATCCTAATCCCTTCCCACACTTTTCCATAAAGGAAAGTATAAACTTCTGGGGTTATTGGTTTCTATTTTAGGTGAAGTGACAGGGTGATGTATTGTATTTcatccctggagctgagcattattttaagatttttattttattgagcAGGTTCCTTTCTTTGCTTCCTTGTTAAGGCCTCATTAATTTTTGGTGGTTGCCCTTGCAATTTGACATTCTTACATTCACTTTTTATATTCTGGCCTTTAGTTTAAACTATATTGCTTTCTGTTGGACTCCATTCCCTGGATGAGTTGTTTTTCTAAAGGTGTCATCATCTGAAGGATCCTTGCCTTGTTTATTGAAGAAAGTGGAAAAAGCATAATGACTAGTTCTAGAAACTGGAATAAAAAAGGAGATTCATATGCAGACAGTTGAATGCTACCCTGATGAACCAGGGGTGTTTTTCATGCCTCTGCATATTTCCTGTCTGATGAGAAGCCAGtcatttaaaatagatttttcaaaagcaatCATTCATTTTCATGTTCCCTATTTTGAGGTGTCTGTCTTGAGAACCTCAATCTGATTTGCAGGAATGCAGAGCTTTTGCAAAAACAGGTGAAATCAAGGTATCACCTATATTTTAAGCagtctctggaaaaaaaatattatatgaCTCTGAGTAGTCACATTTATTGGAGATACTTGTTATGAATCTTTCCATACCTCAATTTCCCATTGTATAATGTGGAAGTAATAAAAACACACCGTTTGCAAAATGGGCTGCTGTGAAGTAAATTTATTCTTGTTTGCAAAGAATTCAGATAGACACTTAGGCAATCTGGTCATGTTAGACAAGCCCATGAGTGGATTATGAGTGAATCCAAAAATAACATGAAAGGAACAAGCTACAGAGCTAGTCTGAGCTGTGAAGACTTTACAAAGTATTGAACAACTGCTCAGCCAGCAAGCACTTCATGTGTGCTGAGCAAGGTGGGAGTCTTGTAGGAAAACAACAAGACATAGGATAACCCAAA
This genomic window contains:
- the STX11 gene encoding syntaxin-11, giving the protein MKDRLSELREFARLHNQQFSDSDDDENSPQDILLYETDYALEILHKDIQTIRTENDHLKADVNRLRKQNTRFLTSMRRLSSIKRDTNCIARDIKSRGESIHRKLQIMRDFCEDAITKYGAMSIIARVAKNHYVDLMHTFQDAMFDYNATEMNQRENCKIRIQRQLEIMGKEVSGHQIEEMIEQGKWDVFSENLLSDVKGARAALNEIETRHKELVKLEGRIKEVHELFLQVALLVEEQADTFDVIEINMQNVEDYVEDAKDQVKRALEYRRKHPLRTILCCCISCCRR